The Apteryx mantelli isolate bAptMan1 unplaced genomic scaffold, bAptMan1.hap1 HAP1_SCAFFOLD_20, whole genome shotgun sequence genome contains the following window.
agaagcaatgttgatctgcccattaactcgcgttaccactgctctgtctgttatgctgtggatttagtctcagtgatctctcacatatttccacatccgTGATTAAACTGATcgtttctaaagtcaactgtttgtcagactatctgggcatatgcactttccatagttttccagccctcctcctccccttactctttatcagtcagatatttctcaactctccagttgctgctttaagcttcagagagcctgaagcttgccttgtctttcagcagtctaattgtctcttcaatcaactccttcactgtgtgttcctccagcctttcctatctatttgtgaagaacagttcaaggaaggttcttcgtTGTAGACCATGgacatcactggaggcaacttggacttgacatacagttgaggagtgtattttacttcttatgacactgcatcaagtttatttgtgtttgatcgcaattaagacaaatccttctgggtctttttgcagctagttgtctaaggaaagcaggtgggaactggtgcccatgagctgtaacattcagctgcagccttgagtggaaaaaggttcaatttgaacaagagtgatctaagtccccagtggctgaggagggaagtggcagggctggggaggtggggaggaatattttgcatggctgtctgacctccaggatggtgcttttcctacctgtcctgacttcattaggagacactctggatcaatatcagttggagaaggtcgATAtgactctagtttgtaagctgaaaaataaggaaatctttaaaagcagaaatccttttttttttttttttgatgctcattgaaatcttcctcttgtaaatacactgctgaaacctctccaattagccacagcacaagaattgaagagctgaagaaaattatggggagaggcatggccccttagggggttttgcatcttaatgacccctcgggtgtctttggtgctgagtccatgaacctccgatgctgagaggagactgaagaaacctctcaagaagtttacgtcagaagcaaattgccaagtttcttggagcgttaatgggtcctgctgagggtcattatcaacaaagtctccccaggggctgattagagcctgcttccccaccttgctctcaatgcaggatctccccacctttactgacattccgctgtccttgctggctgcttcttgaaacaaaaggcaaggggctgatcacagagtccctctgggtgtcctcttgcaccacagcactaccctacgagtgacattcttgttacgtgaagtgcagtctgaacctctcaagatgcactttgtggctctttccccttctcatgctgcttcccactaccaagaaaagctccttcatctctgaaaccaccctgtcacaggtgactactgtattttcCATAGCCTCCACTTCCCCAGGCTAAAGAAGCTCCGGTCCCTCAGcatctccatacaggccatgtgattcaggcccccaacctcatcttggcagacctcctctggaccctctccagtggctccccattcctccagcactgggcaaccctcattgggacacactgttccagacatgtggccacatcagtgctgagtCGAGAGGggtaagaactgcccttgcctgggtggccacgctcttcctaatgcagtcctgtatgcagctggcctcatttgtggtgagcatgcatcactggctcatatggcacacCTCATAatatccagggccttctcctcggggtcactcctctgccggtcaggtccctgcctgtcctgatgcacaggttgttctgtcctgctgaggagcctttcaaagaggacaggatgcggGGTATACCCCTGcgtaccccacctttccctggcttcctggtcaagcatgacccgttcatgaaaaccctctgagctccataatccaaccagctttttgcccatctgcatgtctactggacctccactactctcttctcctccacaagtgcaggccttttatcacagaaggcaatcaggtgggtcaggaatgatttaccttcagtaaatccatgctgactgttcccaggcaccttcttcatgtgcccagaaaggtgatcgcagagaactggctccatgacactctcctcaccaaagtgGAAGATGAAAGGCCTGCAGCTCATTCGTGAAATTCATTCATGAAATTCATGAAACTCATTCATGAAATCCCTCTCAACTCAATCATCCAGCCGTCTTTTTGTCTATCTGGATGTCTGCtggacatccactgctctcctctcctgcacAAGTAgaggtctttcatcacagaaggcaatcaggttgctcaagaatgatttaccttgggtaagtccatgctgactgttcccaggcaccttcatcatgtgcccagaaaggtgatcggagaggactgactccatgacactctcctcagcaacatgaggctgaacagcctgcagctccctgctttgtccttgtggccttttttgaagatgggcacaacatattccttcttctgctcattgggacctcccctgttctccacaacatttcaaaggtgacacagagcagccatactgtcacagcagccagctctgcatgTCCGTGGaagccagccatccaatcccatagacttctgtggGTTGAGTTGTAGAGACTtgggcactgcgggttggttttctcctcaggagtcctgactctaggcacaacagctgaggaaaccttgtgggtgaagactgaagccaggaaggacttgactttccCAGACCaacctacatccacttttgctagaatccctgccccattcagcagtgagcccacatttccttttttattcctttactgtcactgaagcagtagcagctcttcttcatgtccttcacatcccctgaaagtgtctctatgccaagggacctttggcttccttaacaccatcccgactttgctggacaatatttctaaattcctcctttgcagcctcacccttcttccccttccgtatgctgcctgattgccctggagctcacgtgggagttccctgtttaaccaagctggtgtccagagatgtctactaattttacaaactgttcattatggagcattcttgtgcttgacaggtgctgtccttaaagacctgcggtctttcctgagctcctctgcccttcagagctgcctgccttggtccatgccatggaagacatccatacatgcaagctaccccttcacacatagggaatCCTCTTCCTCACCTtgcctgatggtctctcctgaagaacttgcaccctgccagtgaAGGACtgtagtcatgtgagtgatcccagcacacctcagttattccaaccatgtggcactcctgtgacagcttgtgcatctccatttgctcctgcctgcaccccaggctgcatatgtttgcatacatttttgcttcagcacctcagctgtgttgtcaactgaagatttgtcacagggaaatatgttaccaaggaccttatgtatgcaaaggctttgattggaagtggtgacatgctgtcaggggtagcaggtggcaatgtaatggtgaaacgtgGttgccactaagagagcaaagcctgcagtgcccaaggccaggaagAAACTGAgttgggccatgcaggaatggcaggagaggggttggtggcccgagctgactctgcagctccttggggtctgtgacagatgtGAGCCGGACTACAAGCAGGACAAggcgtcactgaagaagtccctggatctgggcagcctgtgatctgtccaccctgaggtcatcattagcctagtcgcTGTTCTTATCATCTGTCAGGATGAGAAGAGTTTCAGAGggtggagagcaagaagggtttgagagtgcagagactagagtggagaccttggtgtgatgtgcctcccatttatgcagcgcacatggatgtagacgggatggactttccctaacagcagtggtgggattcagttgtttgggcacaggcaggaaatccaagatgccctgcagcacttgcccagtgccactgcaaagggcgattgttttcctgtaggtcccatgctgtatctgctagacacatgtggttgtgctgcacaccccaggcatctgacatggccctgccagcctattttatgtcattaaatcaagtgtctgcactgaattacattagctctttgtaacattgggatcttcatctctTTCAGCTTTTGtgtgagtggaacactagttgtagcaggcatctagtgtcatttcagatggccaaagaagttCTCCACTTGGTCCctagctgatgctccagaaggatgtgggcctcccagttgctccatcagagcaagcagacactggcacatgccttggaccaccactgtctcttcaactgtccccaggtgtttgcatgtgagcaactgactcccaccttccagctccagggattataaccagagcttagacaaggagcttgagtgcagacatctctgttgtgcccacttcagcttgggcaaggggaatcccacctcctgtgtgtctgtggagttcatgagagttagctgaatcccactgcatgccaggggcttctaaacgggcatgaaatgcccaaattgacccatctgaatcagcatccaaaccatgggaaaatgagcttccaacttggccctttctaggtgtcctgcctagttaagatgtgtgaatatggatttccaaagtgggacgtttccacctcttgtagataaccatcctctgatgaaacaagtgacaatgctgtaattggtctctctgcgttatttagagagggagcaaaggtgattattttggtttaccacagcgaacatttcccaggaggatgcagcacacgggacagagaaattcatgccttcagctgggccactgttgccaagtggggccaggctcctgggatggagggagctcatggcaacctgacagcgctgctgaagacagctgtgtgcaggagcagctcctctgcaaagagcagcagggttccgggcactgcctgctgccgcttccatgagatgagacaagacagagagaagcgaaaggcagtgtggagtgggagaacGGCTGACAgtgcattgtgggagaaatcttcacagcccttgacatggtaaatctctggctgcagggcaattctaccgaggttcctggaggggtctgctaaaccCAACACATCCCcttccacatctgttttttaaggatgtctctcccagtttttgctttgcagaggagaaagaggtgcttcagagcagggattttcctccacactgtcacagggacagggcatcctgctcctttttcttggggacagcttcaggggtgtgaagctggggtgtgcacacatgtctgcatggactgtacttcagagcagtgtccctgtgccccagggtgctgtgtgcccagggcagtgactctgccacctgtgagggtcagcactcatccTGCCTGAGGAACTCCCCAtgacgctgcagggagaagccctgggtgggaggagagatcccccccacacacacatcagggcaggttcattcttctgctgagagggtgctgcattggtcagggctgctcacagctccagctcactcccaggacgtTTCTGGAGGgacctttccaaaaggaaggtcaaagcaggggatacattaaagggaaggagctgtcctgagtctgtgctttcagttttattctgtttgggtggagtgaaatgggattggatctgtcaggtttagacaggggacggaggctccaaaacagtgacactgagagaggatcagttctgggagggactcagcaaatgccttcatccacccctcagcctgcagacagagccagcatcacctttccagcctcagcaaggtttctctcacctgctccatagcacctgcagacaaggaggtgcccctgggcagagcccttcacccaggaggtttcttcagggcagagctgagcacccagcgagtgggatggggtctgtgagcactgagaggggagagacgtggggacagagaaacaggtccccacagggacggctccaggcaacagagtcatggtcagagtgtgagaggaaactgtcagctccaaggcctcctctcctctcccagccagcacagccctctgctctcaaggctggggggtccagggcaggagtcgtttcctcagcagccggacatgcaggagaggagacacttgtgagtgcccctctgtccctccctgtccctgcctccctcatcacaaatgtcatggtattgctccatctttcccacctgcccatgctgcctttgtgcttccccttggactctctgggcaggggggtttctgatgcagttcagacaccgaccctgcaggtcctgccatgcagacgtgtccttgacagtgaggtgccctttaacctgtgggtgtctgggcaatgcagtgtgggggtctgggaatgagccaatctcttgtcaggacaccccatccttaggacattctgccatttccctggggtgtctggctgggctgcaagctgccctccacaaggacacagctctcccattgcagctgcgtgttatctaggtgccccagggagaagccacctaggtactgaggccacgctgagacatgctcctgggaggctggatgtgggcagctggaaggagcctgatgtgttgctgggtAAAAGGAGacggctgagacctgcctcacatcccctcagaaagagtgctgatgatgggcactttgcaagtgcattcctctgctctctgcggtgttgttctttttcgggtaacatgagtgcaactgtcctccacctccgaggttcgagcacagggcagctgggaacaaggcagagggacaggccagctctgctccctctgcgctaaagccagagtgaatccttttgcctctccagaatcacagctgctcactctgagtgcagcagcaatgctgaggatttctgcctccaggaatcctcctcaggtgtgacagggtcagctaaaggaaaccaaagaagctttaaaactattcatgataccccattatgtggaagtgggagtgagaatgctgaaaatgccttcagcattatgagtggattaactctgactggaactgggaatataacagtgtagtcacccctcttcccatgtcggcagtgctgtaggtcagggctgactcctctggagcccacgggcagagtcccctgctcctcacggcaaactcagtcagcacaaaccagagctcaagccatggagctcaaggacggtgctgctgagatggggagaagtaatgtgtgtgtgtttgggggaggctatgagaaatttttgctctaaCAAGTCTACCCTAATTTGTCAATGTCTCTTATTCAGcacacagtccccctgtgccttaaaggagcaaatgtccaacagcagctccttcaacgagtttctcctcctggcatttgcagacacacgggagctgcagctcttgcacttcttgctcttcctgggcatctacctggctgccctcctgggcaacggcctcatcatcacagctgtagcctgcgaccaccacctccacacccccatgtacttcttcctcctcaacctctccctcctcgaccttggcactatctccaccaccatccccaaatccatggccaattctctgtgggataccagggccatttcctactcgggatgtgttgtccaggtctttctcattgtctttttcccttTGGCTGAATATTCTCTTCttacagtcatggcctacgaccgctttgtcgccatctgccagcccctgcactatgggaccatcatgggcagcagtgcttgtgtcaaaatggcagcagctgcctgggccagtgatttcctcaatgctgtgctgcacactgctaaaacattttcactaccactctgccaaggaaatgttgtggagcagttcttctgtgaagttcctgagatcctcaagctctcctgctctgactcctacctcagtgtggtttgggcagttgtgattagcgtttgtttaggctttgggtgttttgttttcattgtgctgtcctacgtgcagatcttcacggctgtgctgaggatcccctctgagcagggccgacacaaagccttttccatgtgcctgcctcacctggccgtggtctccctgtttatcagcacggccatgtttgcctccctgaagcccctttccctgtcctcctcagctctggatctggtagtggctgttctgtactcggtggtgcctccagcagtgaaccctctcatctacagcatgaggaacaaggagctcaaagacgcactgaggaaactggttcagtaggtacaatgtcagcaccaataactctcccatgtgcatctgctcctcattcccagggtatctggcaacatagctaggtgttgctcatgtctttctttcttacttacttttctctgttacattctcctaaaagaaataaatattttgctttgtgcctcttgtcttcaggaatctctcatttgaatctgatcgagaggccgtgttgaagcaggaagccaggtttcccccttcatcagcagagatgggggaacctgagcttcttggatgccttcagtgcaatgaatgaggagagtttccctttgcagtgtgtcttttggtgctgacaccaagggagctcaggggcacagagtcaggctccgatgagtacagtCGTttgcagaccatgggtcccgtgtccattaggagagctcagctcctgtggccac
Protein-coding sequences here:
- the LOC136995990 gene encoding olfactory receptor 14A16-like; the encoded protein is MSNSSSFNEFLLLAFADTRELQLLHFLLFLGIYLAALLGNGLIITAVACDHHLHTPMYFFLLNLSLLDLGTISTTIPKSMANSLWDTRAISYSGCVVQVFLIVFFPLAEYSLLTVMAYDRFVAICQPLHYGTIMGSSACVKMAAAAWASDFLNAVLHTAKTFSLPLCQGNVVEQFFCEVPEILKLSCSDSYLSVVWAVVISVCLGFGCFVFIVLSYVQIFTAVLRIPSEQGRHKAFSMCLPHLAVVSLFISTAMFASLKPLSLSSSALDLVVAVLYSVVPPAVNPLIYSMRNKELKDALR